A section of the Schistosoma haematobium chromosome ZW, whole genome shotgun sequence genome encodes:
- the COX18 gene encoding Cytochrome c oxidase assembly protein cox18, mitochondrial (EggNog:ENOG410VDHZ~COG:O,U): MLRLRLTHYSRCSYFTSSFSYISKELFHPDHLHVKAITNLLIGVHDNLGLPWGLTIATTAILVRTVVAVPLYIYAERNQAKVSHIAIECQQNRQMMQAKLSNSKCYRNLSNKRKLVLENQLFRRVFIETCEKNGCHPLKSSVTGIIQIPLWLTFTFSIRYLSGFQLYPQSDSNNLIADPSLNVPCSSFLLPSICTLAGLANVELACLRRPLFFNPKSNSVIPDPLPYNAVRFVGWVGNLALFACCSFFPKAFVIYWCTSSIHQLCIHLLIMHPCLRRLLGLWTIPHEGHYPYKVLLNSMYHRYNISKWLRNKKS, translated from the exons ATGTTGCGGCTTCGACTAACTCATTATTCGCGTTGCTCATACTTCACGAGTTCTTTCAGTTATATTAGCAAAGAACTGTTCCATCCTGATCATTTGCACGTAAAAGCGATAACAAATCTACTTATTGGTGTTCATGATAATCTAGGATTGCCATGGGGACTGACAATTGCAACCACTGCCATCCTAGTACGAACAGTTGTAGCCGTTCCATTGTATATCTACGCTGAGAGGAACCAAGCTAAAGTTTCACATATTGCCATTGAATGTCAACAAAACCGACAGATGATGCAAGCGAAACTTAGTAATTCTAAGTGTTATCGTAATTTGAGTAATAAGAGAAAATTAGTGCTTGAAAATCAACTG TTCAGACGTGTCTTCATTGAAACATGCGAAAAAAATGGATGTCACCCATTGAAATCGTCAGTTACAGGAATAATCCAAATCCCATTGTGGCTCACATTCACATTCTCTATCAGATACTTGAGTGGATTCCAACTGTATCCGCAATCCGACTCCAATAATC TGATTGCCGATCCGTCTCTCAACGTTCCGTGCTCAAGTTTCCTGCTTCCCTCCATATGTACGTTAGCCGGATTGGCAAATGTAGAACTGGCGTGTTTAAGACGACCTCTGTTCTTCAATCCGAAATCTAATTCTGTAATACCAGATCCTTTACCTTATAATGCTGTGCGGTTTGTTGGTTGGGTTGGAAATCTCGCTCTTTTCGCGTGTTGCAGCTTTTTTCCAAAA GCATTTGTGATTTATTGGTGTACATCTTCAATTCACCAACTATGTATACATCTTTTGATAATGCACCCTTGTTTACGAAGACTGCTTGGTTTATGGACCATACCCCATGAAGGACATTATCCGTATAAAGTTCTACTTAACTCGATGTATCATCGCTATAACATATCAAAATGGTTGCGAAATAAAAAGTCATAA